The Candidatus Eremiobacterota bacterium genome has a window encoding:
- a CDS encoding DnaJ domain-containing protein, with amino-acid sequence MQKDFYRVLGVSPLSSLEDIHKSYRALSKKYHPDVCKEKLLAEEKTKEIVEAYNKLKDMGERKTYDSQKMFRFREFNKKKSKYVERKPGLFDIFTPKAKRPRVVKSVGGKSPVESSFTMGITFVASRKKDSIEAAQEEFKNVTELDPTNPDGHYNLGLTYYLLGDFDKAINTFRKALSLDPKDNDARTMSNILIDPEI; translated from the coding sequence GTGCAGAAAGATTTTTACAGGGTTCTGGGAGTCTCGCCTCTCAGCTCTCTGGAAGATATCCACAAGAGCTACAGGGCCCTTTCAAAGAAGTACCATCCCGATGTCTGCAAGGAAAAGCTCCTTGCGGAGGAAAAGACCAAGGAGATCGTCGAGGCCTATAACAAGCTCAAGGACATGGGGGAGAGGAAGACTTACGACAGCCAGAAGATGTTCCGGTTCAGGGAATTCAACAAGAAAAAGAGCAAGTATGTCGAGAGAAAGCCCGGCCTCTTCGATATATTCACGCCCAAGGCCAAGAGGCCCAGGGTAGTGAAGAGCGTGGGCGGCAAAAGCCCCGTGGAGTCCTCTTTTACCATGGGAATCACCTTTGTCGCTTCCCGGAAAAAGGACAGCATCGAGGCCGCCCAGGAAGAGTTCAAAAACGTGACGGAGCTTGATCCCACCAACCCTGACGGGCACTACAACCTGGGCCTCACCTATTACCTTCTGGGTGATTTTGACAAGGCCATCAACACTTTCAGAAAGGCTCTGTCCCTTGATCCCAAGGACAATGACGCGAGGACCATGTCTAATATACTGATTGACCCGGAAATATAG